In the Acomys russatus chromosome 13, mAcoRus1.1, whole genome shotgun sequence genome, one interval contains:
- the LOC127197710 gene encoding mesenchyme-specific cell surface glycoprotein-like, with translation MPASRMFLILLSIALLSLTSAQRDSAEKDGIKNHIREELSQNGNMPMMSRKGNNGQSGNRGPGGEILRGQGPQSGNQQASRGQGKGGQGGRGQEKGGQGGRGQRKGGQGGRGQRKGGQGGQRGKRGQNGQKTKPGEGVQKQQEGQ, from the exons atgcctgcctcGAGGATGTTCCTGATCCTGCTCTCCATAGCCCTGCTGTCCCTGACTTCAGCTCAGAGAGACAGTGCAG AGAAAGATGGTATTAAGAACCATATCAGAGAAGAACTAAGTCAGAATGGTAATATGCCCATGATGTCAAGGAAAGGAAATAACGGTCAAAGTGGTAATAGAGGACCTGGTGGTGAAATCCTGAGAGGCCAGGGTCCTCAGAGTGGAAATCAACAAGCAAGTCGTGGCCAAGGAAAAGGTGGCCAAGGAGGTCGGGGCCAAGAAAAAGGTGGCCAAGGAGGTCGGGGCCAAAGAAAAGGTGGCCAAGGAGGTCGGGGCCAAAGAAAAGGtggccaaggaggccagagaggtaAGAGAG gccagaatGGCCAGAAAACGAAGCCTGGAGAAGGTGTCCAGAAACAGCAGGAAGGACAGTaa